The genomic stretch AATGCCTGGCGTATACGAAGTGGTCGAGGCAGTTCTTCTATTGACATGCCATCAATATATGAATATATTTGACCAACGGGCTTTCTTAAATTTAATATATCATCATAAAAACTCTCCCATTCAAATTTTACTTGCTCCGATTCTATGTGATCTTTTGAAGTCCCTACAACTATGAGTATGCTTGATGTATCAAGAGCATCATTTATTGCTTTTTTATATTGAGATGTTCCTGTTTTTTTAATAGATTCATTACTAAAAAACACGGTATACCCAGATTCTGTCAGGTAATCATATAGTTCTTTCGCTAACTTACTATCTCTTGTTTGTTTTCCTTTACTATCAAGATTCTTAAATGAAATAAAAATATCGTGTGACATAATAATATATATATGCTATTTCAATACAAATCAATCACCACAAAAAAGGAAATCATTTACTAGAAAGACTTAAAATTGTTCTAATTTATGATTTACCTGCTCCCCTCGGATCAATGCTAACATTAATGTATACTTTCTTTTCCCATCACCGAACATATCCATCTCCACTCCGGAATTATTTCCGGAACAGGTTGCCAGCCATACCGGTTTCCCAGCAATACAAGGAAGTTAGGTTTTGGAGAAAGTTTTTGGCACCTCGAGATCTCGTTTAGACAAATGTCAACCGTTTTCTGGTTCAACTGTGATTCTTCATTCACCCCCCAGCGTAAATCTACTGCCTGGAAACGGGCGCCATTTTCTTCACAAAACTTTTCAAGTCTCGGAAATACATCTTTTTGTAAAATCCATCGCTCCTCTTTCATATCCTTAAAGGTAGAACTTACAAATACACGGAATACTTTGGTTTGTTGTGGCATAATATAATATTATTTTTGTTTCTGCAAGAACTCATCAATTAGTTTTACTATATTTTCAGAAAAATTTTTCTGGTCTTTCAATTCTTTGGTTTTAGCTACTAAGTAATCACCTCCTTGCCTATGGCGATAAACATTTAAGACTCCTTCAACATACTCTTCCGTGCCCTGATCCAATAATTTTAGAAAATATCTTTCCTCTTCTTCAGGATATTTTTTATTTATTAAATGAAAGGCATACAATCTTGCATACCTGTCTGTTTCAATTTCTATAAAAGAGGCTATTGTTTTAAAATCTATTTCTAATGGATATTTGTTCAGAGTCATTAATGTAATTGTCTCTGTTCTGATTTTACTGTCAGGATCTTGCAACAAATCGGATATTTTATCAGAATAATACGTGATTCTAAATTCTTTTAGCGTTTTTATTGCGGTATATCTTATTACTAAGTTAGGATCATCAGTTAGCTCAAAAAGTAATTCGATTATCTCTTTATCAGATTTGTTTGATACCTCAGACAAGAATGTGATTGCATCCCTGCGCCCTACAATTGATTTGCAATGCAATGCAAAAGCCTTGTAAATTTCTGATATTTCATTTTTATTTGAGGGAGAACTTACAGCCCTGAAGTACTTTAAACACTCCAGATGGATTAAATCTGTCTCCCTGGGATGCTTGAATTCAACATTGGCCAATAATTGCACATTGTTCATGCACATAGGTGATCTGTAATACGATAATAATTTTAGCACTTTCATTACCAGTACCGAATCTTCAGTCTCGTCTTCAATGAGATTACATAATATTTTTATTATCTCCGTATCCCTTTTTAATTTTCTTAAATCACGAAAAACAAGTTCAGAATTTTTATCTACTATGTTTGTTGAACCACCACTTCCCGGATAATATCCTCCAGAATGACTGAACCGTAAATCCATATCATCGATAATTTCTCTTACCTGCTTATCGAGGTTAACATCAATAGAGTTAAAATCGGATTTCCTATTTGCCTCAATTTTATGACCTAGATCATATTTACTGTTCTCTTTATTCTTTTCCTTACTTGCTTCTTGTAAAAGTTTTTTTATATTTTCTTCTGCAGGGTTGAAGTTTCGAACCCCCATTACATATCTTCCACCAAAAGGTCCTTCTAATAAGTACTTTCCACTGACAAAATCAATAAGTATCCCCAACTTCTTTCCCTCTACTTCTAAAGTTTTTTCTGTCCAAATTCTCAAAAAATCAGGAAAAATATCTGTATCTAAAAAAATCTCTTCACCTCCTTCTGCTTTGTGGTACTTAACATCTTGTCTTCTTTGCTTTTTTTTACTGATAATGCTTGTTCCTTCGTCAATAGTAGGTAATCGCCAATCGCTAAAACCGGCATAGGATATTGCATTTGATGTAGCTATCCAATTTATGGCCTCTTTAAAAAAATAAGCACTATTAGGTAAATTACTAATCTGCCACATTAATCGAGTCTCACTATCTATAACAACAGACTCATTGCCAAGTTTTAACTCAACAAATCTGCTTTCTCTAAATTCATCCTTTATTTTATATGAATTTTCAGATGGTATGGGTTCTATTTTGATTTCTTTTCTTACGTTTTCATTGCCTGGTGAGGTATTTTCTCTTTCTTTATCGAAACTTTCAGGTTTTGCAATTGCATTCTTATTTTTTTCCGGAGTACCTGATTGTATTTCTTCTGCTTTAGGAGGACTATTTTTACATGATCCTTTGTATTTTATCCTTTCAATTGTTCTTTCCAATGAGGTTAGAATGCTATTTCTGGCTTTAAGAAAATTTCTTTTCGAGTCAGTAAATTCAATTAAAGGAGTTGGATCTCCTGGGATAATTTGGGTCTTTACTAACCAGGATGCTGGATGTCCTGAAGGAAGTGTCCATGGCTCAACTAAAATAGGCACAATCTCTAATGTATTCTCATTATTCCTTTTTTTAATCCATGGAAGTTCGTTGTTTATTATGAAATCAGAATTTATAAAATCCCTGCTAAGTAATAGAATGGCAATATTTGCTGTATCAATTTCATTCTTTATTTTTTCCTCATACTCAACTCCGGGTAGAGTCTTTAAATCAGTATCATACCAAATGCTCACTCCCAACCATTTTAGGCTCTGCTCAATAAATGGGATTAAATTAAATTCGGCTGATTTATCTACCC from Bacteroidota bacterium encodes the following:
- a CDS encoding DUF4062 domain-containing protein, encoding MPQQTKVFRVFVSSTFKDMKEERWILQKDVFPRLEKFCEENGARFQAVDLRWGVNEESQLNQKTVDICLNEISRCQKLSPKPNFLVLLGNRYGWQPVPEIIPEWRWICSVMGKESIH
- a CDS encoding DUF1566 domain-containing protein, with product MNDNEIKIFVSYSHKNSAWVDKSAEFNLIPFIEQSLKWLGVSIWYDTDLKTLPGVEYEEKIKNEIDTANIAILLLSRDFINSDFIINNELPWIKKRNNENTLEIVPILVEPWTLPSGHPASWLVKTQIIPGDPTPLIEFTDSKRNFLKARNSILTSLERTIERIKYKGSCKNSPPKAEEIQSGTPEKNKNAIAKPESFDKERENTSPGNENVRKEIKIEPIPSENSYKIKDEFRESRFVELKLGNESVVIDSETRLMWQISNLPNSAYFFKEAINWIATSNAISYAGFSDWRLPTIDEGTSIISKKKQRRQDVKYHKAEGGEEIFLDTDIFPDFLRIWTEKTLEVEGKKLGILIDFVSGKYLLEGPFGGRYVMGVRNFNPAEENIKKLLQEASKEKNKENSKYDLGHKIEANRKSDFNSIDVNLDKQVREIIDDMDLRFSHSGGYYPGSGGSTNIVDKNSELVFRDLRKLKRDTEIIKILCNLIEDETEDSVLVMKVLKLLSYYRSPMCMNNVQLLANVEFKHPRETDLIHLECLKYFRAVSSPSNKNEISEIYKAFALHCKSIVGRRDAITFLSEVSNKSDKEIIELLFELTDDPNLVIRYTAIKTLKEFRITYYSDKISDLLQDPDSKIRTETITLMTLNKYPLEIDFKTIASFIEIETDRYARLYAFHLINKKYPEEEERYFLKLLDQGTEEYVEGVLNVYRHRQGGDYLVAKTKELKDQKNFSENIVKLIDEFLQKQK